A DNA window from Campylobacter lari contains the following coding sequences:
- a CDS encoding substrate-binding domain-containing protein, with the protein MKKLLALSVATFVSLNAAELKIAGSSTVYPFTSFVAEEYASIKNTKTPIVESLGTGGGFKVFCEGITDISNASRAIKPSEFETCKKSGVSDIVGIMIGYDGIVLAQNKINAPLNISLHELFLALAKEIPQDGKLVPNPYTNWQQINKNLPNRKITIYGPPSSSGTRDSIEELVMVDISKKIPEYKGAYKTIRQDGAFIPSGENDNLIVSKLSVDKEAFGLFGYGFLASNDDKINAVDIDGVKADEKNISEGKYKLARSLFIYINAKKNPEVFEFAKIYMSDDLAKSGAELEKIGLVPLDEKTLKQTQKHIEEKGLLTDELVKAGKVF; encoded by the coding sequence ATGAAAAAACTTTTGGCTTTAAGTGTGGCTACCTTTGTTAGTTTAAACGCAGCAGAATTAAAAATAGCAGGTTCATCTACTGTCTATCCTTTTACTTCTTTTGTTGCTGAAGAGTATGCTTCTATAAAAAATACAAAAACACCTATAGTTGAAAGTCTTGGCACAGGCGGTGGTTTTAAAGTGTTTTGCGAGGGAATTACTGATATTTCTAATGCTTCAAGAGCAATCAAGCCAAGTGAATTTGAAACTTGTAAAAAATCAGGTGTGAGTGATATAGTCGGGATTATGATAGGTTATGATGGCATAGTTTTAGCTCAAAATAAAATCAATGCTCCATTAAATATAAGCTTACATGAGTTATTTTTAGCTTTGGCCAAAGAAATTCCACAAGATGGAAAATTAGTCCCAAATCCTTATACAAATTGGCAACAAATCAATAAAAATCTACCAAATAGAAAAATTACAATCTATGGTCCTCCATCAAGTTCAGGAACAAGAGATAGTATAGAAGAGCTTGTAATGGTAGATATTTCTAAAAAAATTCCTGAATATAAAGGTGCATATAAAACTATACGCCAAGATGGAGCATTTATACCAAGCGGAGAAAACGATAATTTAATTGTTTCAAAACTTTCTGTTGATAAAGAAGCTTTTGGGCTTTTTGGATACGGATTTTTAGCTAGCAATGATGATAAGATTAATGCAGTTGATATTGATGGTGTAAAAGCTGATGAGAAAAATATATCTGAAGGAAAATATAAACTAGCTCGTTCTTTGTTTATATATATAAATGCTAAGAAAAATCCAGAAGTATTTGAATTTGCAAAAATTTATATGAGTGATGATTTAGCTAAAAGCGGAGCAGAATTAGAAAAAATAGGATTAGTTCCTTTGGATGAAAAAACATTAAAACAAACCCAAAAACATATAGAAGAAAAAGGTTTATTAACTGATGAGCTTGTTAAAGCAGGGAAAGTTTTTTAA